In one window of Pseudoalteromonas xiamenensis DNA:
- a CDS encoding glycoside hydrolase family 3 protein — MPHHAIALNQDDIRFALGQKIMLDFRYFCEKGDGSTCRTPVTTLPAPLAKVIEKHKIGGVILFSENTQTISQTFQLTSEFLAANQRNEKSVPLFIAIDQEGGRVARLNREEATSFTGNMSIGATYPRKGTYYATEVASVIATELNHLAINVNFAPTVDVNMNPSNPVINVRSFGEDPEIVAKLGAAQVTAMENAGVISALKHFPGHGDTHVDSHTGLPLVSHDKKTIFATDLKPFVEIIKTAPPGMIMTAHIQYPYLDDSTVTSASGKAMVRPATMSKKIMTELLRDELGYKGVTITDALDMAGISAFFDPLQAVIETFNAGVDIALMPVPIRSIADIHRFDAFMDNLTEEVVKGRISKTLLDASLQRVLTLKKSLKSINPYSVTQAKSVIGNPSHRALEKALALDSITLVKNDNVLPLTSTQKLHIITPDSRKGEALKQAMLKINSALSITYSSLQALDETVVKHHIEQANMIIAAHASPQQSAVEIGGAEDVELLKSHRLQAAKQPTTLMKLMGHAQDVGKKTVFISLRAPYEIAEFSKLSDAVLASYAYNIDVDSEREVSGPAFTALAEVILGKHQANGVLPVTIK; from the coding sequence ATGCCGCACCACGCCATCGCATTGAATCAGGATGATATTCGTTTTGCCCTTGGACAAAAAATCATGCTGGACTTCCGTTATTTTTGTGAAAAAGGAGATGGATCAACTTGCCGAACTCCAGTTACAACTCTCCCTGCACCACTTGCGAAAGTGATTGAAAAACATAAAATTGGCGGTGTTATTTTATTTTCTGAAAATACTCAGACGATTTCACAAACTTTCCAACTTACATCAGAGTTTTTAGCCGCAAATCAGCGTAATGAAAAATCAGTTCCACTTTTTATAGCAATTGATCAAGAAGGTGGCCGTGTCGCTAGACTTAATCGAGAAGAAGCCACTTCTTTTACCGGTAACATGAGCATAGGTGCAACATATCCGCGCAAAGGCACATATTACGCCACAGAAGTCGCTTCGGTGATAGCCACAGAACTCAATCACCTTGCTATAAACGTAAACTTCGCCCCAACCGTTGATGTAAATATGAACCCGAGTAATCCGGTAATAAACGTGCGTTCGTTTGGAGAAGACCCTGAAATCGTCGCGAAACTCGGCGCAGCTCAGGTTACAGCTATGGAAAACGCCGGTGTCATCAGCGCGTTGAAACATTTTCCCGGACATGGCGATACGCACGTAGATAGCCACACCGGATTGCCACTGGTTTCACATGATAAGAAAACCATCTTTGCAACGGACCTCAAACCCTTTGTAGAAATAATCAAAACAGCGCCACCTGGGATGATTATGACAGCCCACATTCAATATCCTTATCTAGATGACTCCACCGTAACGAGTGCAAGTGGTAAAGCAATGGTGCGCCCAGCCACCATGTCGAAGAAGATAATGACAGAGCTGCTAAGAGACGAACTAGGCTACAAAGGTGTCACGATAACAGATGCACTTGATATGGCTGGTATTAGCGCGTTTTTTGACCCTCTTCAAGCCGTGATTGAAACGTTCAACGCGGGTGTCGATATAGCGCTAATGCCAGTGCCTATTCGCTCCATTGCTGACATTCACCGATTTGATGCCTTTATGGACAACCTAACGGAAGAAGTTGTAAAAGGGCGCATATCAAAAACACTTTTAGACGCATCTTTACAACGCGTGTTAACGCTAAAAAAATCTCTGAAAAGCATTAATCCCTACTCAGTAACGCAAGCTAAATCAGTGATAGGTAATCCATCACATCGAGCGCTTGAAAAAGCACTCGCGCTCGATTCAATCACTCTTGTAAAAAACGATAACGTTTTACCACTTACAAGCACACAGAAGTTACACATCATTACCCCTGATAGTCGAAAAGGTGAAGCATTGAAACAAGCAATGTTAAAGATAAACAGCGCTCTATCAATCACTTATTCGAGCTTGCAAGCACTAGATGAAACTGTCGTAAAACATCACATTGAACAGGCAAATATGATCATTGCGGCTCACGCGTCTCCTCAGCAAAGCGCTGTAGAAATTGGCGGAGCAGAAGATGTTGAACTATTAAAATCACATAGATTGCAGGCCGCCAAGCAGCCAACAACATTAATGAAACTCATGGGCCATGCTCAAGATGTGGGGAAAAAAACCGTTTTCATCAGCCTACGCGCACCATATGAAATAGCGGAATTCTCGAAGCTTAGCGATGCAGTGCTTGCAAGCTATGCGTACAACATCGACGTAGATTCGGAACGTGAAGTCTCGGGGCCTGCATTTACTGCTCTTGCAGAAGTAATTCTTGGCAAACACCAAGCAAATGGAGTATTGCCGGTGACGATTAAATAA
- a CDS encoding VOC family protein: protein MQHNHLDYVEFPAAHIDKTQRFFELVFGWNFTSYGPEYVAFDNAGLTGGFYAKDLCSESERGGALLVIYSQNLEDTYEIVKQHGGQIVKEIFSFPGGRRFQFKEPSGNETRCMV, encoded by the coding sequence ATGCAACACAATCATTTGGATTACGTGGAGTTTCCTGCTGCTCATATTGACAAGACACAACGCTTTTTTGAACTTGTATTTGGTTGGAACTTTACCTCTTATGGCCCAGAATATGTCGCGTTTGATAATGCAGGATTAACTGGCGGCTTTTATGCCAAGGACCTTTGCTCGGAAAGCGAGCGGGGTGGTGCGTTGTTAGTGATCTATAGCCAAAACTTGGAAGACACATATGAAATTGTGAAGCAGCACGGTGGTCAGATAGTTAAGGAAATTTTTAGCTTTCCGGGTGGACGTCGTTTTCAATTTAAAGAACCAAGCGGCAATGAGACTCGCTGTATGGTCTGA
- a CDS encoding MBL fold metallo-hydrolase, protein MKATELYKSTTHRWLVLGRDESKPEKIIDTNQYVISSQSEAIILDPGGIELFSPMLAGILKHIDLENITSLFASHQDPDIISSLGLWDKTIPNAKLYAPWLWEGFIRHFGMENITYVPIKDEGGEVRVGSATLKFIPAHYLHSSGNFNVYDPAAKILMSGDIGAALEDHNAPMFVEDFGSHVKKMEYFHKRWMPSNRAKANWIARVRELDIEIMAPQHGRVFKGEMVEEFLAWFAKLDVGIAS, encoded by the coding sequence TTGAAAGCGACGGAACTATATAAATCCACAACGCACAGATGGTTAGTGCTTGGTCGTGATGAAAGCAAACCTGAAAAAATCATCGACACAAATCAATATGTCATTTCAAGCCAAAGTGAGGCGATTATTCTAGACCCAGGCGGTATCGAGCTTTTTTCGCCGATGCTTGCTGGTATTTTGAAACACATTGATCTTGAAAACATTACGTCGCTGTTTGCATCACATCAAGACCCGGACATTATCAGCTCCCTTGGACTTTGGGACAAAACCATACCTAATGCAAAGCTTTATGCGCCGTGGCTTTGGGAAGGTTTTATCCGCCACTTTGGAATGGAAAATATTACCTACGTCCCTATTAAAGACGAAGGGGGTGAAGTTAGAGTCGGTAGCGCCACCTTAAAGTTTATCCCTGCGCATTACTTGCATTCTTCAGGTAACTTTAACGTGTATGATCCTGCAGCAAAAATTCTGATGAGCGGCGACATTGGCGCGGCGCTTGAAGATCACAATGCACCAATGTTTGTAGAAGATTTTGGTAGCCATGTGAAAAAAATGGAATATTTCCACAAACGATGGATGCCCTCGAACAGAGCCAAAGCTAATTGGATTGCACGAGTGCGAGAACTCGATATTGAAATTATGGCTCCTCAACACGGCCGCGTATTCAAAGGTGAAATGGTCGAGGAATTCCTTGCTTGGTTCGCAAAACTCGACGTCGGCATTGCAAGTTAG
- a CDS encoding chemotaxis protein, translating to MDHLNAHARAIDNFVRVANIIANLDVILLEAKNLSLTAKNARVVALRAGDSAFGFKPITNFIDEFSDQTIRITKSIAELSNRLFAMALAVVRCSEFRDHLLRAEAMTDKSVLGKLKFSANEQLLEKTRELESAVFELAGFFEDIQKHMRSAEYIAVTSRVEASNAGEFCDSLQSVSDFIAGAAQKIKIAVGDNLKEISQLRGAMR from the coding sequence ATGGACCATTTAAATGCCCATGCGCGAGCAATCGACAATTTTGTTAGGGTTGCAAACATCATCGCCAATTTAGACGTGATCTTATTAGAGGCGAAAAATCTCTCTTTAACGGCAAAAAATGCCCGAGTTGTGGCATTGCGAGCTGGCGACTCCGCGTTTGGTTTTAAACCTATTACCAATTTCATTGATGAGTTCTCCGACCAAACCATCCGCATTACTAAATCGATAGCCGAACTATCAAATCGACTTTTTGCAATGGCGCTCGCTGTTGTGCGCTGCAGTGAATTCCGTGACCATTTACTTCGAGCGGAAGCAATGACCGATAAAAGTGTGCTCGGAAAACTCAAGTTCTCCGCGAACGAACAGTTATTGGAAAAAACACGTGAGCTTGAATCCGCGGTATTTGAGCTTGCTGGCTTTTTCGAAGACATTCAAAAGCACATGAGAAGTGCAGAATACATTGCCGTGACTAGCCGCGTTGAAGCATCTAACGCGGGGGAATTTTGCGACAGTTTACAATCGGTATCAGACTTTATTGCCGGAGCCGCTCAGAAAATAAAAATAGCTGTAGGCGATAATTTAAAAGAGATCAGTCAATTAAGAGGAGCGATGCGTTGA
- a CDS encoding thermostable hemolysin — MSASNARQLENDPPMVVAKIGDTYRAYLETQIQQGFAAAFDADIHDFYPLLSQLSNGRGECVLGLRFAEEATLFLESYLDKPIERYLPEFASRSEIAELGNLYSTHRSRNNRTFYCNCTSVAVTKHPLLGIYRHITSQKVNAAFASASN, encoded by the coding sequence ATGAGTGCATCAAATGCTAGACAATTAGAAAATGATCCTCCAATGGTTGTGGCAAAGATTGGCGACACATACCGGGCCTATTTGGAGACGCAAATTCAACAAGGGTTTGCCGCCGCTTTTGATGCTGACATTCATGATTTTTATCCGCTCTTAAGTCAATTATCGAACGGTCGTGGTGAATGTGTGCTTGGACTTAGGTTTGCTGAAGAAGCAACTTTGTTTCTTGAAAGCTATTTAGACAAACCGATTGAGCGCTATTTGCCTGAGTTTGCTTCGCGCTCAGAAATTGCTGAATTGGGTAACCTCTACTCAACACATCGCAGCCGCAACAATAGAACATTTTATTGTAATTGCACGAGCGTTGCTGTCACAAAACATCCACTTCTTGGCATTTACCGGCACATTACAAGTCAGAAAGTTAATGCAGCTTTTGCAAGTGCCAGTAATTGA
- a CDS encoding thermostable hemolysin, whose translation MAFTGTLQVRKLMQLLQVPVIELGVADAKCVESAKDYGTYYEANPKTCIVDLRLANQTIESVALYSKIAIHVEPHIEKLKAGLIA comes from the coding sequence TTGGCATTTACCGGCACATTACAAGTCAGAAAGTTAATGCAGCTTTTGCAAGTGCCAGTAATTGAACTAGGTGTTGCCGATGCTAAGTGCGTCGAATCGGCGAAAGATTACGGCACGTACTATGAAGCAAACCCTAAAACGTGCATTGTTGACTTACGTTTAGCAAATCAAACTATTGAATCTGTTGCTCTTTATTCGAAAATTGCAATACACGTTGAACCTCATATCGAAAAATTAAAAGCGGGGCTAATTGCATGA
- a CDS encoding AMP-binding protein has translation MNDLLKLCPHQPLDIALLNDDKSVTFSELELITQYVADQIDGYESNVIASLMDNSLAWVVFDLALISSKKVHLPLPPFFTDEQRNYASKSAGAQILVSDVPLDGLDLIDQFNVFGSELFVYKQDVEQVNLHVGTQKITFTSGSTGQPKGVCLSLENQLTVAKSLKEKIAVPWPKHLSVLPFSVLLENVAGIYAPLLAGGKVIVSSLTQLGFSGTSLSDPTAFLTRIGTTNPETMILVPELLKVLVLSASAGWTAPASLSFVAVGGAQVPKTLLETAQAFNIPAFQGYGLSEAGSVVALNVGTQDGSVGEILSHLEAKIVDGELCVKGPLFLGYLGQPSFNQGEWLATGDLVEMDEERVIISGRSKNLIISSLGRNISPEWPESALQSAPWLLQCVVFGEAQPFLVAVIYALPTITNEQIEKHVEQINLQLPAYAKVNRWFRLNTPMSPESGLLTANGRPKRDAIALHFQDEIAELYQTSRIA, from the coding sequence ATGAATGACTTACTAAAACTGTGCCCGCACCAGCCACTCGACATCGCATTACTGAATGATGACAAAAGTGTCACTTTTTCCGAGCTAGAGCTGATCACTCAGTACGTTGCAGATCAAATTGACGGGTATGAGAGTAATGTTATAGCCAGTTTGATGGATAATTCTCTTGCGTGGGTTGTATTCGATTTGGCTCTTATATCAAGCAAAAAGGTTCATCTACCATTGCCGCCATTCTTTACTGATGAACAAAGAAATTACGCGTCTAAGTCTGCAGGGGCGCAAATTCTGGTGTCGGATGTACCGCTCGATGGGTTAGATCTTATCGATCAATTTAACGTGTTTGGATCAGAGTTATTCGTATATAAGCAAGATGTTGAACAAGTAAACCTCCATGTTGGGACGCAAAAAATTACCTTTACGTCAGGGTCTACGGGTCAACCGAAAGGTGTTTGCCTTTCACTCGAAAACCAGCTCACTGTCGCCAAAAGTTTGAAAGAGAAAATTGCTGTACCTTGGCCTAAACATTTAAGTGTGCTTCCTTTTTCGGTGCTGTTAGAAAATGTTGCTGGTATTTACGCACCTCTACTAGCCGGTGGCAAAGTCATCGTATCGAGCCTAACGCAACTTGGTTTTTCGGGTACTTCACTTTCCGACCCGACAGCTTTCTTAACTCGTATTGGAACAACCAATCCAGAAACCATGATTTTGGTTCCTGAACTGCTAAAAGTGCTAGTTCTAAGTGCTTCTGCAGGTTGGACTGCGCCTGCGAGCCTATCGTTTGTTGCGGTTGGCGGAGCGCAAGTGCCGAAAACCTTATTAGAAACCGCTCAGGCATTCAATATTCCAGCATTTCAAGGTTATGGCTTGTCTGAAGCCGGTTCGGTCGTTGCGCTGAATGTGGGTACTCAAGATGGAAGCGTCGGCGAAATACTTTCGCATCTAGAAGCCAAGATTGTCGATGGTGAATTGTGTGTAAAAGGACCGCTATTCCTAGGGTATTTAGGACAACCTTCATTCAATCAAGGTGAGTGGTTAGCAACGGGGGATCTAGTCGAAATGGATGAAGAGCGGGTTATCATTAGCGGCCGTTCAAAAAATCTGATTATTTCGAGCCTTGGACGAAACATCAGCCCGGAATGGCCAGAAAGTGCACTTCAAAGTGCGCCTTGGTTGCTGCAATGTGTTGTATTTGGTGAAGCACAACCCTTTCTAGTTGCAGTCATTTACGCATTGCCAACGATTACAAATGAGCAAATAGAAAAACACGTTGAACAAATTAACCTTCAGCTTCCAGCGTACGCCAAAGTCAATCGCTGGTTCAGGTTGAATACACCCATGTCGCCAGAATCAGGCCTGTTGACGGCAAATGGTCGACCAAAAAGAGACGCAATCGCGCTTCATTTCCAAGACGAAATTGCAGAACTCTATCAAACATCACGAATTGCTTAG
- a CDS encoding TenA family transcriptional regulator, which translates to MTSFYDILQAETQAEREYLTSAPIIADVFTGNISTGQYVSFLQQAYHHVKHTVPLLMTCGGKLDDSKEWLREAIGHYIEEEMGHQEWILNDIQACGYDKEVVRHSTPSFAAEMMVSYAYDSINRVNPLCFFGMVNVLEGTSIALADNAAKMIREKLDLPRKAFSYLTSHGALDIEHIDFFKGLMERITCPREQALIIHSAKRFYRLYGDVFRAIEANPAVPLINNEEVA; encoded by the coding sequence ATGACTTCATTTTACGATATTTTACAAGCGGAAACTCAAGCAGAACGTGAGTATTTGACAAGTGCACCGATTATTGCGGACGTATTTACTGGTAACATCTCAACAGGCCAATACGTCTCTTTTTTACAACAAGCATATCACCATGTTAAGCATACCGTGCCACTGTTAATGACGTGCGGTGGAAAACTCGATGATTCGAAAGAATGGTTGCGTGAAGCAATTGGTCATTACATCGAGGAAGAAATGGGCCATCAAGAGTGGATTTTGAATGACATTCAAGCATGTGGATACGATAAAGAAGTCGTTCGTCACAGTACGCCAAGTTTTGCTGCAGAAATGATGGTGAGCTACGCATACGACAGCATCAATCGTGTAAATCCATTGTGCTTCTTCGGCATGGTGAATGTACTTGAAGGCACATCGATAGCACTGGCTGATAATGCAGCCAAGATGATCCGTGAAAAACTGGATCTACCAAGAAAAGCGTTCAGCTATTTAACATCTCATGGTGCATTAGACATTGAACACATCGACTTTTTCAAAGGATTGATGGAGAGAATTACGTGCCCTAGAGAGCAGGCTCTAATCATTCATAGTGCAAAACGTTTTTATCGACTGTATGGGGATGTGTTTCGCGCTATCGAGGCAAACCCAGCTGTACCTCTTATAAATAATGAGGAGGTTGCATGA
- a CDS encoding SDR family oxidoreductase, whose protein sequence is MSKKLAVVTGATGGIGAEIAKQLAQNGWRCLLVGRNETALETLRKSLGEGHEIIVEDLQDERAMAAIAVRADALGGTALLVNNAGLNQMLPFENTPSSMILNQLCVNLVAPMRLTQALLAQLKRTHGTVVNIGSAFGAIGYPYQSIYCASKFGLRGFTEALSRELDGEVQVKYLAPRATDTKINDMKVRAMNEALGNKMDSPELVANEFMTLLNSSARRRAIGFPEKFFARLNGVFPELVDSAIIKQLKTIKSFLGTKESSL, encoded by the coding sequence ATGAGTAAAAAATTAGCCGTAGTGACCGGAGCAACTGGCGGGATCGGTGCGGAAATAGCAAAACAATTAGCGCAAAATGGTTGGCGTTGTTTGTTAGTTGGACGAAACGAAACCGCATTAGAAACGCTCCGTAAGTCGCTAGGTGAAGGCCATGAAATCATTGTTGAAGATCTTCAAGATGAGCGAGCAATGGCTGCAATCGCGGTGCGTGCGGACGCGCTAGGTGGAACGGCATTACTTGTAAATAATGCAGGACTTAATCAAATGTTGCCTTTCGAGAACACGCCAAGTTCAATGATTTTGAATCAGTTATGCGTGAACTTAGTTGCACCAATGCGACTAACACAAGCATTACTCGCGCAGCTAAAACGTACTCACGGTACTGTTGTCAACATTGGATCCGCGTTTGGTGCCATTGGTTATCCTTATCAAAGCATTTACTGCGCGTCTAAATTTGGACTTCGCGGCTTTACTGAAGCGTTATCTCGGGAACTGGATGGAGAGGTGCAAGTTAAATATCTGGCACCTCGAGCAACCGACACGAAAATTAACGATATGAAAGTACGAGCGATGAACGAGGCGTTGGGAAATAAAATGGACTCGCCAGAGTTGGTCGCGAATGAATTCATGACATTACTAAATTCGTCAGCGCGACGCCGTGCTATAGGGTTTCCAGAGAAATTCTTTGCAAGACTCAATGGCGTGTTTCCAGAGCTTGTTGATTCAGCCATTATTAAACAGTTAAAAACCATTAAATCATTCTTAGGTACTAAGGAGTCATCACTATGA
- a CDS encoding response regulator — MRLLLVEDDALLAEGLIHSLQKEGYSVDHASTLAAAENLLSEDNTELVVLDLGLPDGDGLNLLKTIRRKKMAIAVIILTARDSIQDKISGLDLGADDYLPKPFEPIELFARLRVISRRFTQTTSSVIKQDGIELDLASHSATVDGAALNLPRKEFMLLKALMENVGRVLSKEQLENKLYQWGEELGSNAIEVHIHHLRKKLPKDTIKTLRGIGYVMGKK; from the coding sequence ATGAGATTATTATTAGTTGAAGATGATGCCCTTCTTGCTGAAGGGCTTATACACTCACTGCAAAAAGAAGGTTACAGCGTTGATCATGCGTCAACGTTAGCTGCAGCGGAAAACCTGTTGAGTGAAGACAATACGGAATTGGTCGTTTTAGATTTGGGCTTACCAGACGGTGACGGCCTAAATCTTTTAAAAACCATTCGACGTAAGAAAATGGCGATTGCGGTTATTATCTTAACGGCACGTGACAGCATTCAAGATAAAATTTCGGGTCTTGATTTAGGCGCAGATGACTACCTACCTAAACCATTTGAACCAATTGAACTTTTTGCACGCCTTCGCGTAATAAGCCGTCGTTTTACTCAAACAACGTCGAGTGTTATCAAACAAGATGGAATTGAACTGGACTTAGCTAGTCACTCTGCAACCGTTGATGGCGCTGCGCTCAATTTGCCACGTAAGGAATTCATGTTACTAAAAGCATTGATGGAAAACGTGGGGCGAGTGTTATCTAAAGAGCAGCTTGAAAATAAGCTTTATCAATGGGGTGAGGAACTTGGTTCAAATGCTATTGAAGTTCATATTCACCACCTACGTAAAAAACTCCCTAAAGACACGATTAAAACATTACGCGGCATTGGCTACGTGATGGGTAAGAAGTAA
- a CDS encoding ATP-binding protein, whose translation MSTAPAKRLSINLRLTLIILSCLVLTAFMALLQGYETSFNEAEKQLDQQLVSLSQVLIETPVASWPEQNEFYAKLWQGTDTIYSAALLKSTPHEDFLKSEFRTVNVSGKRLRVYVEQKGDKTLLLAEPVNKRFALIESLIVSAMTPLVLIMPFLALAIAWYVRRALKPLTLLSKELQFRRANDFTQLKTRSEDAEVAPVIERMNSLFKKVEAAYLRERYFASDAAHELKTPISSLKVNLHNVASGDMHGIKAMELGIAQLNHIVEQMLTLARTEPDSWQNQFSAKDLLSVTQQIVADNYAKIDAKNHLISLQGDSATIQGCDFTLNTLLGNLLSNAVKYTPQGGEIKLALINKNNQVGWRIEDSGPGMTDEQIARVFDRFYRVGGDKHPSGEKGAGLGMAIVQQIIAIYHAKIELSRASLGGLMVTVWFNKESDEN comes from the coding sequence ATGTCTACTGCCCCCGCTAAACGTTTGTCCATTAACTTAAGGCTGACGTTGATAATCTTGTCCTGCCTTGTGCTCACGGCGTTTATGGCACTACTGCAAGGTTATGAGACGAGTTTTAACGAAGCGGAAAAGCAGTTAGATCAGCAACTTGTCAGTTTGAGTCAGGTATTAATTGAGACACCTGTTGCTTCTTGGCCTGAGCAAAATGAGTTTTATGCCAAACTCTGGCAAGGCACAGACACAATTTACAGTGCAGCTCTGCTGAAAAGTACACCGCATGAAGATTTCTTAAAATCTGAGTTTAGAACGGTTAATGTGTCAGGCAAACGTCTGAGAGTTTATGTCGAACAAAAGGGAGACAAAACGCTACTTTTGGCCGAGCCAGTTAACAAGCGTTTTGCACTCATTGAGTCGTTGATCGTGTCAGCGATGACACCGCTCGTGCTTATTATGCCGTTCCTTGCACTTGCTATTGCTTGGTATGTAAGGCGAGCACTAAAACCGTTAACCTTACTTTCTAAGGAACTTCAATTTCGACGCGCAAATGACTTCACCCAGCTTAAAACTCGCTCTGAAGATGCGGAAGTGGCCCCCGTTATTGAACGGATGAATAGCTTGTTCAAGAAAGTAGAGGCGGCGTATTTAAGAGAGCGGTATTTCGCCTCTGATGCTGCCCATGAATTGAAAACGCCCATCAGCAGTTTGAAAGTAAATTTACATAATGTTGCCTCTGGCGATATGCATGGTATCAAGGCCATGGAACTTGGTATTGCTCAGCTTAATCATATTGTTGAGCAAATGCTGACGCTAGCGCGCACCGAGCCTGATTCATGGCAAAACCAATTTAGCGCAAAAGATTTACTGAGCGTGACTCAACAAATTGTAGCTGACAACTATGCCAAAATAGACGCTAAAAATCACCTAATTAGCCTACAAGGTGACAGCGCAACCATTCAAGGATGTGATTTCACCTTGAATACATTATTGGGAAATTTGCTGAGTAATGCGGTTAAGTACACACCGCAAGGTGGAGAGATTAAACTAGCGCTGATTAATAAAAATAACCAAGTAGGTTGGCGAATTGAGGATTCAGGTCCAGGCATGACTGATGAGCAAATCGCGCGCGTTTTTGACCGTTTTTATCGCGTTGGTGGTGATAAACACCCCTCTGGTGAAAAAGGTGCGGGACTGGGTATGGCCATTGTTCAACAAATAATTGCAATTTATCATGCTAAAATTGAACTGTCTCGTGCTAGTCTTGGCGGCCTAATGGTAACAGTATGGTTTAACAAGGAGTCAGATGAAAATTAA
- a CDS encoding cupredoxin domain-containing protein, which translates to MKINAFCLLLTFSGFFISTLAFASDSFLLVLENHLFTPAKVEVPAGKKVRLVIENKDAEPEEFDSFDLNREKVLFPGRKSVIYIGPLEPGEYRFFGEFSPNTAQGVVVAKEPDNAS; encoded by the coding sequence ATGAAAATTAACGCTTTTTGTCTTTTACTGACGTTTAGCGGATTTTTTATCAGTACACTTGCTTTCGCAAGTGACAGCTTTCTATTGGTACTTGAAAACCACCTGTTCACGCCTGCGAAAGTGGAAGTGCCTGCCGGAAAGAAAGTTCGCTTAGTTATTGAAAACAAAGATGCCGAACCTGAAGAGTTCGACAGTTTTGATCTGAATAGAGAAAAGGTACTTTTTCCCGGTCGTAAAAGTGTTATTTATATTGGCCCTTTAGAACCTGGCGAATACCGTTTCTTTGGTGAGTTCTCACCAAACACAGCGCAAGGGGTAGTGGTCGCGAAGGAGCCTGACAATGCTTCTTAA
- a CDS encoding iron transporter, whose product MLLNTVIISINQCLPIALLWVLLRQVVSENRISNRQSLNATILGVGLSIVYLNLIGMVSQWFDYRGLEITQMLMLSALYIAMIMSFIHRTSRWPQFAIVIAIVVYLSNFLTYIVGFASADAMQSLAIGTMLGIGICFSFSTLLYFFLANTNVRALPRMLLALFALHAGSKIAIAADLGAQIDLLPTSSGVYDLRLILDEHSVIGRVLRALMGYEASPGLVSLVAYIGSVLFCFFVIASVQRRNLRSLA is encoded by the coding sequence ATGCTTCTTAACACCGTGATTATTAGTATCAATCAGTGTTTACCAATCGCGTTATTATGGGTGTTATTGCGTCAAGTCGTCAGCGAGAATCGTATCTCGAATAGACAATCATTAAATGCAACCATTTTGGGTGTTGGACTTAGCATTGTATACCTAAATCTAATAGGTATGGTGAGCCAGTGGTTTGATTATCGAGGGCTTGAGATTACTCAAATGCTGATGCTCAGTGCACTTTACATTGCCATGATCATGAGTTTCATTCATCGCACAAGTCGCTGGCCACAATTCGCAATCGTCATCGCGATAGTCGTTTACCTCAGTAATTTTTTAACCTATATCGTTGGCTTTGCGTCTGCAGATGCCATGCAATCTCTTGCAATTGGCACCATGCTGGGGATAGGCATTTGTTTTAGCTTCAGCACGCTGCTTTATTTCTTCCTAGCCAATACAAATGTACGAGCACTGCCAAGGATGTTGTTAGCCCTATTCGCTTTACATGCGGGCAGTAAAATAGCGATTGCCGCGGATTTAGGGGCGCAAATTGATTTACTGCCAACCTCCTCTGGCGTTTACGATTTACGACTCATTCTGGATGAGCATTCGGTCATTGGCCGAGTGTTGAGAGCACTTATGGGGTATGAAGCAAGTCCCGGACTGGTTAGTTTAGTGGCCTATATTGGCAGTGTTTTGTTTTGTTTTTTTGTCATCGCATCGGTGCAACGTCGTAACTTAAGGAGTCTTGCATGA
- a CDS encoding cold-shock protein, which yields MSQTVTGTVKWFNESKGFGFIAQENGPDVFAHFSAIEGNGFRTLAEGQKVEFSITQGQKGPQAESIKVL from the coding sequence ATGTCACAAACTGTAACAGGCACCGTAAAGTGGTTTAATGAATCAAAAGGTTTTGGTTTTATTGCACAGGAAAACGGCCCTGACGTATTCGCTCACTTCAGCGCTATCGAAGGTAACGGTTTCCGTACGCTAGCAGAAGGCCAAAAGGTTGAGTTCTCTATCACTCAAGGCCAAAAAGGTCCTCAAGCTGAAAGTATTAAAGTTCTTTAA